A genomic window from Spirochaetaceae bacterium includes:
- the trpA gene encoding tryptophan synthase subunit alpha, translated as MSGRPGARIMTHLVASFPSWEASLEVGKGLVDGGAAYLEVQFPFSDPTADGPHIQVACDEALAAGFTQERGFALVEALRAFTGVPVAVMSYANPIFQNGVARFVQRCRDAGADAIIAPDLPPDYDEGLYAAGRDAGVAVIPVVVPSTLPERLRTVVTGADTDLVYAALRKGITGSYTEIGQDNLAFLRRIGELGGKPMAGFGIRTGAQVAALTPHVEYVVVGTWFVELLRRERGTAPRTLMARAMAELLA; from the coding sequence ATGAGCGGGCGGCCGGGCGCGCGCATCATGACCCACTTGGTGGCGTCGTTCCCGAGCTGGGAGGCGTCGCTGGAGGTGGGCAAGGGACTGGTCGACGGCGGCGCGGCGTACCTGGAGGTGCAGTTTCCGTTCAGCGACCCCACCGCCGACGGGCCGCACATCCAGGTGGCCTGCGACGAGGCGCTCGCCGCCGGCTTCACCCAGGAGCGCGGGTTCGCCCTGGTGGAGGCGCTGCGCGCCTTTACCGGCGTGCCGGTCGCGGTGATGAGCTACGCCAACCCGATTTTCCAGAACGGCGTGGCCCGCTTCGTGCAGCGCTGCCGCGACGCCGGCGCCGACGCCATCATCGCCCCCGACCTGCCGCCCGATTACGACGAGGGCCTGTACGCCGCCGGCAGGGACGCCGGGGTGGCCGTGATCCCGGTGGTGGTGCCGAGCACCCTGCCGGAACGCCTGCGGACGGTGGTCACCGGCGCCGACACCGACCTCGTATACGCCGCGCTGCGCAAGGGCATCACCGGCAGTTACACCGAGATCGGCCAGGACAACCTGGCGTTCCTGCGCCGCATCGGCGAGCTCGGCGGCAAGCCGATGGCCGGATTCGGCATCCGCACCGGCGCGCAGGTCGCCGCGCTCACCCCGCACGTCGAGTACGTGGTCGTGGGCACCTGGTTCGTGGAGCTGCTGCGCCGCGAGCGCGGCACCGCCCCGCGCACCCTGATGGCCCGCGCGATGGCCGAACTGCTGGCCTGA
- the trxA gene encoding thioredoxin, with protein MSAAVTIDQGNFDTEVIQSDTPVLVDFWAEWCMPCKMVAPVLEQLSQDYAGRLKIAKVDVDDNGEIAQKFNIVSIPTLLLFKGGSVVGQQVGAVPRETIEGLFKDYL; from the coding sequence ATGTCAGCCGCAGTAACGATCGATCAGGGAAATTTCGATACCGAGGTCATTCAGTCCGATACGCCCGTGTTGGTGGACTTCTGGGCCGAATGGTGCATGCCGTGCAAGATGGTCGCCCCGGTGCTGGAGCAACTCTCCCAGGACTACGCCGGTCGGCTCAAGATCGCCAAGGTCGACGTGGACGACAACGGCGAGATCGCGCAGAAGTTCAACATCGTCAGCATCCCGACGCTGCTGTTGTTCAAGGGCGGCAGCGTGGTCGGCCAGCAGGTCGGCGCCGTGCCCCGCGAGACCATCGAGGGCCTGTTCAAGGACTACCTGTAG